DNA sequence from the Pseudoduganella plicata genome:
GGACGGGGGAGAGCCGCCATCGCTGCCGTCCGAGCCGCTGACGGAAGTGGAGCACCTGCGCGCCGAGGTAGCGCAGCTGAAGGAGCGCAATGCCGCATTGCGTGCCGAGAACGCCGAGCTGCGCGAGCGCATCTCCCAGCTGGTCGATGCATCCTGAACTGACGTAACATCGCGCCGCCCGACGGCGGCGCCAACGCAAGGAGCCTGTATGCCGAGAATGTCCCCCGCGCTGGCGCTGTGCGCCGTCCTGTCCGTTGCCGTGCCCGCGGTTGCTCCCGTCCATGCCGCCGATGTGGCGGTTACGCCGCTGCCGGCCGCCGAGGTGCAGCGCCTGCAGGCAGCCGCGAAGCGCGTGACCATCCTGCGCGACAAATGGGGCATCCCGCACGTCTACGGCAAGACGGATGCCGATGCCGTGTTCGGCATGCTGTATGCCCAGGCGGAGGACGACTTCAACCGCGTCGAGCGCAATTTCATCACGGCGCTGGGTCGCACTGCCGAGGTGGACGGCGAAAAGGCGCTGTACGAGGACCTGCGCATGAAGCTGTTCATCCGCCCGGATGAGCTGCAGGCCCAGTACAAGGCCAGTCCCGCATGGCTGAAGAAGCTGATGGTGGCGTGGGCCGACGGCCTGAACTGGTATCTGCACACGCACCCGGACGTCAAGCCGGCGCTGCTGACGCATTTCGAGCCGTGGATGGCGCTCAGCTTCTCCGAAGGCAGTATCGGCGGCGATATCGAGGAGATCGACGTGAAGCAGCTGCAGCGCTTCTACGAGAACCTGCCCCAGATGGCCGACGAGGGTGAACGCCGGCGTGTCGCCGCGATGCGCGAGCCGGGTGGTTCGAACGGCTTTGCCATCGCCCCGAGCCTGTCGAGGAGCGGCCGGGCGCTGCTGATGATCAACCCGCACACGTCGTTCTACTTCCGTCCCGAGATCCACGTCAGCAGCGAGCAGGGGCTGAATGCCTACGGCGCCGTCACGTGGGGGCAGTTCTTCGTCTACCAGGGGTTCAACGACCGCCTGGGCTGGATGCACACGTCCGGCGGCGGCGACGTCATCGACGAATTCGTCGAGACGGTCACGGAACGGGACGGCAAATATTATTACCGCTACGGCGCCGAAGAGCGGCCCGTGCGCGCCGTCCGGATCCGGCTGCCGTATCGCACGGGCCTGGGCATGGCCGAGAAGACCGTGACGGCTTACTTCACCCATCACGGCCCCGTGGTGCGCCGCGAAGGCGGCAAGTGGGTGTCGGTGGCGCTGATGAACGACCCGCTGAAAGCCCTGCAGCAGTCGTTCCTGCGCACCAAGGCGCGCAACTACAAGGCGTTCTGGCAGGCGATGGAACTGCGCACGAATTCGTCGAACAACACCGTGTATGCGGATGCGGACGGCAACATCGCCTACTTCCACGGTAACTTCATCCCCGTGCGCGATCCGCGCTTCGACTACACGCAGCCGGTGGACGGCAGCGATCCGGCCACCGACTGGAAGGGGCTGCATGCGGTGAAGGAGACGATCCACCTGTTCAATCCGAAAAACGGCTGGATCCAGAATACGAACAACTGGCCGTTCTCGGCCGCGGGCGAGTCCAGTCCGCGCGCGCAGGACTATCCGGCCTATATGTCGATGAATCCGGAGAACGCGCGCGGCATCCATGCCGTGCGCGTGCTCAAGGACAAGAAGGACTTCACGCTCGACAGCCTGATCGCCAGCGCCTACGACAGCCAGCTGACGGCGTTCGAACCGCTGCTGCCGCTGCTGCTGCGCGCCTACGACGATGCGCCGGCAGGCGACGTGCGCAAGGCGCGCCTGACGGAACAGATCACCTTGCTGCGCGACTGGGACATGCGCTATGCGCTCAAGTCGGTGCCGACGTCGCTGGCGATTTACTGGCTGCAGCACCTGGTCAAGGTGCACGGCCCGGCCGCGCAGGAGCAGCACATCCCCGTACTCGACTACCTGGCCACGCAGGTGACGCCGCGCCAGCGGCTGGAAGCCCTCGTGCAGGCATCGAACCGGCTGGAAAACGACTTCGGCACGTGGAAGACGCCGTGGGGCGACATCAACCGTTTCCAACGGCTGACGGGCGACATCAAGCAGCCGTTCGACGACAGCAAGCCCAGCATCCCGGTGCCGTACGCGTCGGGCAACTGGGGCTCGCTGGCTGCGTTCGGCATGACGTCGCCGCAAACGACGCGGCGCATCTATGGCGAACGGGGCAACAGTTTCGTCGCCGCGGTCGAGTTCGGTCCGCGCATCCGCGCGAAAAGCATCCTGGCCGGCGGCCAGAGCGGCAATCCGGCCTCGCCGCACTTCATGGACCAGGCCGAGATGTACGCGCGCGGCGAGTTCAAGGACGTGCTGTTCTACAAGGATGACGTGCTGAAGAATCTCGAGCGGCAGTACCGTCCGGGAGAATAGGGCACCGCCGTTGCGGCCGCGCAAATCGGCTGGCAATTCGCTATCCGTCCAGGTGGCGCGGGCGCACAATGATTGCATGCGCATGCAATCGCAGCGTGCCGAGGGAGGGCGATGGCGGACGAAACGACTGGCAACGGTGCCGGCGGGCCGGATCAGGGTGATCGCGGTGCGTCATCCGGCCCTGCATCGGCGGACCGCGGTCCTGTCACGGACCCGTTCAGTTCCGAGCTGCACAAGCTCGAGGAATTCATTTTCGCGCGCGAGCTGTACGAGGTATTCCTGCTGCTCGACCATATTTCCGGCCGCTGGGACAAGGGCCTGCGCAGCAATGACCCGAAGTGCCCGTCGATTGTTGAAACGGTTTGCAAGATCGCCCTTGGCTCCGCGACGAATAGTGACGAGCGGCTCCAGCGCGCCGTCGATACCATGTACGCGAAGGACACGCTGAACGCCATTGCGAGGCCTGCCACGGGCTTGTCGGTGGCATTCACGGTGCTGGTAATTGGCGAGGACGATCGCCGCAAGCCCCCGGGGCGCATGCGGCGGCTGTGCCGCAAGTTGTTCCATCGCGCTGCGCCGTCCGCCCCGCCAGACACGCAATCGCGCCGAAGTACGGACGGCATGCTGTGGGACAAGCCGACCCGGGTCACGCTCGCGCGGTATGCCTATCCGGGCCTGATCGGCGTGGCGGTCGCGTTCAACCGCCGCATGGTGTGGCTGGTGGTGGTGCTGGTAGCGGCACTGATGCTGACCTGCATGCTGTCGTGGCACGTTTCCGCCGGCAATGTGATCCTGCAGCACCTGGACGACGTACGGGCCCGGGTGGTGGCCGTGCGCAAGGACATCAGTGCGGCCGAGCTCAAATATGCCGCCGACCAGCGCCTGCGCGGCACCGATGCCGAGGGCCGTGCGGCGCTGGCGCCGGCAGCGGAGGCGATCCGCTTTTGTTCGTTGCTGGATAAAGCGGGCAAGCCCTTCTACCGCACTACCGAGGAATACCAGCTGTGCGACCTTCAAGCGCAACTGCGCGACGAACGTCGCGCGGCATGGCGGAACCTGCGCCAATGGCTGGAACCATGGAAGGCGCTCTACGACAAGCCGGGCGAAATCGCCCAATGGTTCAGCCACCTCATGCCGGATTTCCTGCACGTGCCGTCCGCGGTTGCGCCGAGTCCGGCCGAAACGCGCGTGCAAACCGGGTCGCGGGGGGAAGACGTGCGCCGCCGCGGGTCCGAGGACAAGGCGCGGATTGTGGTGCTCGTGATCGGCACGTCCGTGCTGCCGCTGGCCTATGGGGTGCTGGGCGCCGGTGCGGCCGTCGTGCGGCGGCTATGGGAGCGGATGCGCGAGAGTCTCCTGTCGCCCCGCGATTCGACGCTCGCTTGGCTGCAGCTGGCGCTGGGCGGCACGATCGGCGCGTGCATCGCGCTGTTCATCAACCCGTCCGGCCCCGCGCCCGCCGAAGAGCACGGCCTGCTGGGCAGCTGGGCACTGAGCGGTTCGGCATTGTCGTTTATTGCCGGCTTCGGCGTGGAAGGGGTGTTCCGCGCGCTGGAGGCGTTCGTGCACCGGGTTTTCGGCATACACGAACAGCAGCCGAGACCCCCGGGGCAGGGTGGTACCGGGTGATGCCCGGGTGACGGCCGGGTTCACCAGGCGTTGGCAGAGAACCGGGGTCAGTCCCCTGGCAAAGGCAACGGCAAGCGCGCTGGCCGACACTTACCGGGGACAGACCCCTGGTCTAGATCGCCGCCAGCGCGTGCTGCAGGTCGCGCCGCAGGTCATCGATGTGCTCGATGCCGACGGACAGCCGGATCAGCCCGTCGCCGATACCCAGCTGCGCGCGCTGCGCCGGCGGGATTGTCGCGTGCGTCATCAGGGCCGGGTGCTCGATCAGGCTTTCCACGCCGCCCAGGCTTTCGGCCAGTGCGAACACTTCGCAGCGTTCCAGGAAGCGGCGGGCGCCGGCCAGGTCCGTGTCCAGGTCGATGGAAATGATGCCGCCGAAGCCGTGCATCTGCTGGCGCGCCAGCGCATGCTGCGGGTGCGATGCCAGGCCGGGGTAATACACCTTGCGCACCTTGGGCTCGCACTCGAGCCACTGCGCCAGCTCCAGTGCGCTGGCGCAATGACGCTCCATGCGGATCGCCAGCGTTTTCACGCCGCGCAGCGCGAGGAAACTGTCGAACGGACCCAGGATGGCACCAACGGAATTCTGCAGGAACCCCAGCTGCTCGCGCCAGCGGGCCTGGCGCTCCTCGCCACCCACGACGGCGATGCCGCCGATGATATCCGAGTGGCCGTTCAGGTACTTCGTGGCCGAGTGGACGACGATGTCGAAGCCCAGCTCCAGCGGGCGTTGCACGATGGGGCTGGCGAACGTGTTGTCGGCCACGGCCAGGATGCCGCGCTGGCGGCAGATCAGCGCGATGGTGCGCAGGTCGGCCAGCTTCAGCATCGGGTTGGTGGGCGTCTCGATCCACACCATTTTCGTTTCCGGCCGCAG
Encoded proteins:
- a CDS encoding penicillin acylase family protein, encoding MPRMSPALALCAVLSVAVPAVAPVHAADVAVTPLPAAEVQRLQAAAKRVTILRDKWGIPHVYGKTDADAVFGMLYAQAEDDFNRVERNFITALGRTAEVDGEKALYEDLRMKLFIRPDELQAQYKASPAWLKKLMVAWADGLNWYLHTHPDVKPALLTHFEPWMALSFSEGSIGGDIEEIDVKQLQRFYENLPQMADEGERRRVAAMREPGGSNGFAIAPSLSRSGRALLMINPHTSFYFRPEIHVSSEQGLNAYGAVTWGQFFVYQGFNDRLGWMHTSGGGDVIDEFVETVTERDGKYYYRYGAEERPVRAVRIRLPYRTGLGMAEKTVTAYFTHHGPVVRREGGKWVSVALMNDPLKALQQSFLRTKARNYKAFWQAMELRTNSSNNTVYADADGNIAYFHGNFIPVRDPRFDYTQPVDGSDPATDWKGLHAVKETIHLFNPKNGWIQNTNNWPFSAAGESSPRAQDYPAYMSMNPENARGIHAVRVLKDKKDFTLDSLIASAYDSQLTAFEPLLPLLLRAYDDAPAGDVRKARLTEQITLLRDWDMRYALKSVPTSLAIYWLQHLVKVHGPAAQEQHIPVLDYLATQVTPRQRLEALVQASNRLENDFGTWKTPWGDINRFQRLTGDIKQPFDDSKPSIPVPYASGNWGSLAAFGMTSPQTTRRIYGERGNSFVAAVEFGPRIRAKSILAGGQSGNPASPHFMDQAEMYARGEFKDVLFYKDDVLKNLERQYRPGE
- a CDS encoding trans-sulfuration enzyme family protein, with translation MSDTKFNHLATRVIHAGQSPDPSTGAIMPPIYATSTFVQESPGVHKGLDYGRSHNPTRWALERCVADLEGGAQGYAFASGLAAISTVLELLDAGSHIVAGDDMYGGTYRLFERVRRRSAGHQFSYADLTNPENLLAALRPETKMVWIETPTNPMLKLADLRTIALICRQRGILAVADNTFASPIVQRPLELGFDIVVHSATKYLNGHSDIIGGIAVVGGEERQARWREQLGFLQNSVGAILGPFDSFLALRGVKTLAIRMERHCASALELAQWLECEPKVRKVYYPGLASHPQHALARQQMHGFGGIISIDLDTDLAGARRFLERCEVFALAESLGGVESLIEHPALMTHATIPPAQRAQLGIGDGLIRLSVGIEHIDDLRRDLQHALAAI